A region of the Chelatococcus sp. YT9 genome:
CGGTGCGGCCGGAATCGTTCCTGGGTGGGCGCATGAAGCTCGACATCGAGGCCGCGAAAGCAGCGTTGGCTCCAGTCGCCGCTCGCTTCGGCACCAGCATCGAGGGCCTCGCGGACAGCGCCATCAAGCTTGTGAACGCCAATATTGTTCGCGCCATCCAGCTCGTCTCGACCGAGCGTGGCCATGACCCGCGCGATTTCGTGCTGGTACCCTTCGGAGGCGGAGGGCCGCTGCATGCCGCCAGCATCGCCGACGAGCTCGGCATCCGAACGGTCGTCATCGCGCCCAATCCCGGCGTGCTCTCAGCCTACGGTCTCCTCGCATCGGACTACATCAAATTTGCCAGCGCAACCCGCAAGATGCCGCTCGCCGAGGCCGAAACAGCTGGTCGCGCCGTACTGGATGAGCTGCGTGCCGCGTTGACGGCGGATTTCAAGACGATGGAGCTCAAGGGCGAGATCGCCTTTTCCTATATCCTCGACATGCGCTTCGTCGGCCAAGCCTTTGAGGTTCAGGTCGAGATCGACAGTGACCTCAAGGGGCTCGACCGCGCAGCCTTGCTGGATGCCTTCTCGGACACGCATCAGAAGGTCTACAATCACGGCGCCGACGCCGACCGGCCCGTCGAGATCGTCGCCTTCCGCGCGGTGGCCACGGTGGCGGCCGAGGCCATGCCGCGCTTGCGCTTCAAGCCCTCCGACAAGGGCGCCGAAGGTATCTTTCCACTCTTCTCGGAACGGGCATGGCACGACTGCCGACATATCGGCGGCGCCCAGCTGCGCGATGGTGAGCTGAGAGGCCCGCTGATCATTTCGGGAAGTACGTCGACCACATTCGTTCCGGAAGGCTGGGCCGTCAAACTCGACTCCGCGGATAACCTGATCATGTCGAGGGACAACTGATGGCTATCGACCCCACCGACTACGCCGTCCTCAGCCAGGCCTTCGTCGCCGCAGCCAGGGAAATGGGCGGAAAGCTCATTCGTGCGGGCTACTCGACGATCCTTCGCGAGGCGAAGGATGGCTCAACCGGGATCATCGATCGCAAGGGCCGGGTTGTCGCGCAATCGGAATTAATTCCGATGCACCTCGGCTCCATGGGCGCCGTGCTGGAGCCCTGTCTCCAGCTTTATCCCATCGAGACGCTGGAGGAAGGTGACTTCCTCATCAACAACGATCCCTATCACGGGGGGCAGCATCTCCAGGACATCTTCATTTTCACGCCCGTGTTCTTCGAGGGTGAGATTGTCGGCTTCACCGCCTCGGTCGCTCATCACGTCGATATTGGTGGCGCTGAACTCGGCCTCAACATGGCCGCCAAGGAAGTGTATCAGGAAGGCGTTCGCATACCGCCAACGCGCTACAACCTGAAGCGTGACTGGCATGGGGGCAGTTTTCAGCGCCTGCTGGCGGCCAATTTCCGCGCGCCGGACCAGACACTCGGCGACCTCAACGCCCAGTTTGCCGCCAATGCTATCGGCAGCCTGCGTCTGCAGCAGCTTTGTGCCAAATACGGCGCGGCCGTCGTCATGGAGGCGATGGACGAGCTCATGAACTACTCCGAGCGGCGCATCCGGGCGGCCATCAAGGATGTGCCGGATGGTGTCTATGTCGGCGAGGACTGGCTGGACGATTCCTACCCTGGCGGCGCACCCCTGCTCATCCGCGCCAAACTCACAGTGACAGGCGATGCCCTGTCGGTCGATTTCGAAGGAACGGCCGAACAGGTGGAAGGCAACATCAACTGCCCGATTTCCTCAACAATCTCCTCGGCCGTCTGCTGCGTCAAGGCCGTGCTGACCAGCCCGGACATCCCGCTCAACGATGGCGTCACGCGCGTCTTCGAGATCAAGGCGCCTTACGGGAGCATTCTGAACCCCCACCCGCCAGCGGCGGTGCGTGCCCGCACGATGTCGGCGAACCGCGCCTGGTCAGCCGTCATGAAGGCGCTGGCGCAAGTCGCGCCCGATGCGGTGATCGCCGGCGGCGCTGATACGACGACAGCCTTCTGCCTCACCCATCGCAGCGGCGACAAGGTGTCGATCTTCATCGAACCGCTCGGCGGCGGATTTGGCGCGACCAGCCGGCAGGATGGCTGTGACGCGATCGACGCA
Encoded here:
- a CDS encoding hydantoinase B/oxoprolinase family protein, producing MAIDPTDYAVLSQAFVAAAREMGGKLIRAGYSTILREAKDGSTGIIDRKGRVVAQSELIPMHLGSMGAVLEPCLQLYPIETLEEGDFLINNDPYHGGQHLQDIFIFTPVFFEGEIVGFTASVAHHVDIGGAELGLNMAAKEVYQEGVRIPPTRYNLKRDWHGGSFQRLLAANFRAPDQTLGDLNAQFAANAIGSLRLQQLCAKYGAAVVMEAMDELMNYSERRIRAAIKDVPDGVYVGEDWLDDSYPGGAPLLIRAKLTVTGDALSVDFEGTAEQVEGNINCPISSTISSAVCCVKAVLTSPDIPLNDGVTRVFEIKAPYGSILNPHPPAAVRARTMSANRAWSAVMKALAQVAPDAVIAGGADTTTAFCLTHRSGDKVSIFIEPLGGGFGATSRQDGCDAIDAAMSNCANTPIEAIDAGFDFFRIRSYKLEPDSFGAGRFRGGAGFSRRFEILKEGVGFGIYSDHYVLSAQGLDGGQPGQPGFCRVIRGDEVFNLPSKGSFTLLPGDFLEVGFPGGAGYGPPEERSRALIEQDIEDGLQTV